The following are from one region of the Arthrobacter sp. KBS0703 genome:
- a CDS encoding glycoside hydrolase family 15 protein has product MVRIEDYAMVGDLHTAALISTEGSIDWLCLPRFDSSACFNALLDTPESGRWILAPEGGGECTSRRYRRHTLILETEWETEDGAVRVIDFMPPRDEVADIVRIVVGLHGKVRMKGQLALRFDYGHIMPWVRRDSRGLHAIAGPDSAYLVTDAPLRGEHMQTVSEFTVKAGDRVPFVLTWAPSHVHRPRSVDAESVLESTEKFWREWAGRSKVTGPYKDAVERSLITLKALTYAPTGGIVAAVTTSLPEQLGGPRNWDYRFCWLRDATLTLQALLAAGYTAEAAAWRDWLLRAVAGDPADLQIMYGIHGERRLPEMEIPWLAGYEGSSPVRIGNGAAGQLQLDVWGEVLDCLSLTRNSLLKHTDEAWDVQVALMEYLEGAWDQPDNGLWEMRGPRRHFTHSKIMAWVAADRMVRGVRDSGLPGPADRWEALRDTIRDDVMTHGFDAERNTFTQSYDRPELDASLLLIPRVGFLPPDDPRVIGTIDAIQRELTEDGFVLRYRPQESDDGLPGDEGVFLACSFWLVEALLGAGRRRQATELFERLLALRNDVGLLSEEWGVQSARHLGNTPQAFSHFALVTSALELHQQRPRRSDKPMESRAGRA; this is encoded by the coding sequence ATGGTACGCATCGAGGACTACGCCATGGTGGGCGATCTGCACACGGCAGCCCTGATCAGCACGGAAGGCTCCATCGACTGGCTCTGCCTGCCGCGCTTCGACTCCTCTGCGTGCTTCAATGCGCTCCTCGATACGCCCGAATCGGGCCGGTGGATCCTGGCACCTGAGGGCGGCGGCGAATGTACCAGCCGCCGCTACCGCCGGCACACCCTGATCCTGGAAACCGAGTGGGAAACCGAAGACGGAGCGGTGCGGGTCATCGACTTCATGCCCCCGCGCGACGAAGTGGCGGACATCGTGCGGATTGTGGTGGGCCTGCATGGCAAGGTCAGGATGAAAGGGCAGCTGGCCCTGCGCTTCGACTATGGCCACATCATGCCCTGGGTGCGCCGAGACAGCCGCGGACTGCATGCCATCGCCGGGCCGGATTCTGCTTACCTCGTGACGGACGCGCCGCTTCGGGGCGAGCACATGCAGACCGTCAGCGAGTTCACCGTAAAGGCCGGCGATCGTGTGCCGTTCGTGCTGACCTGGGCGCCGAGCCACGTCCACCGGCCCCGGTCCGTGGACGCCGAAAGCGTCCTGGAGTCCACCGAGAAATTCTGGCGGGAATGGGCCGGGCGGTCCAAGGTGACCGGCCCCTATAAGGATGCGGTGGAGCGTTCGCTGATCACGCTCAAGGCCCTCACCTACGCTCCCACCGGGGGCATCGTGGCGGCCGTGACCACGTCCCTCCCGGAGCAGCTGGGCGGCCCGCGCAACTGGGACTACCGCTTCTGCTGGCTCCGTGACGCCACCCTGACGCTGCAGGCTTTGCTTGCCGCCGGCTACACGGCAGAGGCTGCCGCCTGGCGGGACTGGCTGCTGCGCGCCGTCGCGGGCGATCCGGCGGACCTGCAGATCATGTACGGCATCCACGGCGAACGCCGGCTGCCCGAGATGGAGATCCCCTGGCTGGCAGGGTACGAGGGCTCGTCGCCGGTCCGCATCGGCAACGGCGCTGCGGGCCAGCTGCAGCTGGATGTCTGGGGCGAGGTGCTGGACTGCCTGTCCCTCACGCGCAACTCCCTGCTGAAGCACACGGACGAAGCCTGGGATGTCCAGGTGGCGCTGATGGAATACCTGGAAGGCGCATGGGACCAGCCGGACAACGGGCTGTGGGAAATGCGCGGGCCGCGGCGCCATTTCACGCATTCGAAGATCATGGCCTGGGTCGCGGCGGACAGGATGGTCCGGGGCGTCAGGGATTCGGGCCTTCCCGGTCCGGCCGACCGCTGGGAGGCCCTGCGGGACACCATCCGCGACGACGTGATGACGCACGGCTTCGACGCGGAACGGAACACGTTCACGCAGTCCTACGACCGCCCCGAGCTGGATGCCAGCCTGCTGCTCATTCCGCGCGTGGGCTTCCTGCCGCCGGATGATCCCCGGGTGATCGGTACCATCGACGCCATCCAGCGGGAACTCACCGAGGACGGATTCGTGCTCCGGTACCGGCCCCAGGAAAGCGACGACGGCCTGCCCGGCGACGAAGGTGTCTTCCTGGCCTGTTCGTTCTGGCTCGTGGAAGCGCTGCTCGGTGCCGGCCGCCGGCGGCAGGCCACGGAGCTCTTCGAGCGCCTGCTGGCGCTCCGCAACGACGTCGGCCTGCTGAGCGAGGAATGGGGTGTCCAAAGTGCGCGGCACCTGGGAAACACGCCGCAGGCGTTCAGCCACTTCGCGCTCGTGACGAGCGCCCTGGAACTTCACCAGCAGCGGCCCCGGCGCAGTGACAAGCCCATGGAGTCAAGGGCGGGCAGGGCCTGA
- a CDS encoding DUF72 domain-containing protein, with the protein MTVYIGTSGWSYDHWENVLYPPGLPARDRLQHYVARFRTVELNASFYRWPRDTSFASWRRRLPDGFALSVKAPRGLTHGKKLYGPDVWIERIARCWHELGDKRAVLLVQLPPDLARDDARLGYFLAAMPGWIPVAVEFRHPSWDHPEVYSMLERHQAAYCVMSGANLPCILRATAPFVYVRLHGPDHQHLYGGSYSDEELGWWADRIREWRGAGKDVYAYFNNDGGGNAVRNAETLRWLLGDG; encoded by the coding sequence GTGACGGTGTACATCGGCACGTCCGGCTGGAGCTATGACCATTGGGAAAATGTGCTGTACCCGCCCGGGCTGCCCGCCCGGGACCGACTGCAGCACTACGTGGCGCGGTTCAGGACCGTGGAGCTGAATGCGAGCTTCTACCGCTGGCCGCGGGACACCTCCTTCGCGAGCTGGCGGCGCCGGCTGCCCGACGGATTCGCCCTGTCCGTCAAGGCCCCGCGCGGCCTGACCCACGGCAAGAAGCTCTACGGCCCGGACGTGTGGATCGAGCGGATCGCGCGGTGCTGGCATGAACTTGGCGACAAACGCGCCGTGCTGCTGGTCCAGCTGCCGCCGGATCTGGCACGCGACGACGCCCGCCTTGGCTATTTCCTTGCCGCCATGCCGGGCTGGATCCCGGTCGCGGTGGAGTTCCGGCACCCCAGCTGGGACCACCCCGAGGTGTACAGCATGCTGGAGCGGCACCAGGCCGCGTACTGCGTTATGAGCGGCGCCAATTTGCCCTGCATCCTGCGCGCCACCGCCCCCTTCGTTTACGTCCGGCTGCACGGTCCGGACCACCAGCACCTGTACGGCGGATCGTACTCGGATGAGGAGCTTGGCTGGTGGGCTGACCGGATCCGCGAGTGGCGCGGCGCCGGCAAGGATGTGTACGCCTATTTCAACAACGACGGCGGGGGTAACGCCGTGCGGAACGCGGAGACCCTGCGGTGGCTGCTGGGGGACGGCTGA
- a CDS encoding App1 family protein, which translates to MDTASHQTSLSGKRVFRLAHRLSDAVNTARLKLARRWKFEPKTIAYQGYGSTGWVRVLGRVVLASKPVPGSRAEHAAKNGNENVRGWRAFTSVPIPRSEVEIEIGGTVTKVTADRGGLIDIDVQVSLAPGWHTAVLRSVGTEPAEARIFVIGPETNFGIVSDIDDTVMVTALPRPFLALWNTFVLSERARMATPGMAVLLDRLTVEHPEAPVIYLSTGPWNAAPTLARFLNRNMYPSGALLLTDWGLTQDRWFRSGQDHKLGNLHRLAAEFPHMRWLLVGDNGQHDEEIYSEFAQDHADKVAAIAIRQLSVSESVLAGGHSEDGDHSASSVPWIYSPDGAGMARQLRELQLI; encoded by the coding sequence ATGGACACCGCGTCACACCAAACATCCCTGTCAGGCAAGCGCGTCTTCCGCCTGGCCCACCGGCTCTCAGACGCGGTCAACACCGCGCGCCTGAAACTTGCGCGGCGCTGGAAGTTCGAACCCAAAACCATTGCCTACCAGGGCTACGGCTCGACGGGGTGGGTCCGTGTCCTCGGCAGGGTGGTGCTGGCCAGCAAACCGGTGCCGGGCAGCCGCGCGGAGCACGCCGCCAAGAACGGCAACGAAAACGTGCGCGGCTGGCGGGCGTTCACCAGTGTGCCCATCCCGCGGTCCGAGGTGGAGATTGAGATCGGCGGAACGGTCACCAAGGTCACGGCCGACCGGGGCGGACTGATTGACATCGATGTCCAGGTGTCCCTCGCGCCGGGCTGGCACACGGCCGTCCTGCGTTCAGTCGGCACGGAACCGGCCGAAGCCCGCATCTTCGTCATCGGCCCCGAAACCAACTTCGGAATCGTGTCCGACATCGACGACACCGTCATGGTCACGGCCTTGCCGCGGCCCTTCCTTGCCCTGTGGAACACGTTTGTGCTCAGCGAGCGTGCCAGGATGGCGACCCCGGGAATGGCTGTACTGCTGGACCGGCTGACAGTGGAGCACCCTGAAGCGCCGGTGATCTACCTTTCCACCGGCCCCTGGAACGCGGCGCCCACGCTGGCCCGGTTCCTCAACCGCAACATGTATCCGTCCGGCGCCCTGCTGCTGACCGACTGGGGGCTCACGCAGGACCGCTGGTTCCGCAGCGGCCAGGACCACAAACTCGGGAACCTACACCGGCTCGCCGCCGAGTTTCCGCACATGCGCTGGCTCCTGGTCGGCGACAACGGCCAGCACGACGAGGAGATCTACTCGGAGTTCGCCCAGGACCACGCTGACAAGGTGGCGGCCATCGCCATCCGGCAACTGTCCGTCAGCGAATCAGTCCTCGCCGGCGGCCACTCGGAGGACGGCGACCACAGCGCCTCCTCCGTGCCGTGGATCTACTCCCCCGACGGCGCCGGCATGGCCCGCCAGCTCAGGGAGCTCCAGCTCATCTGA
- a CDS encoding GH1 family beta-glucosidase: MHMSAKELATTIPAAFTLGVATAAFQIEGALDEDGRGPAGWDVFAAKPGAIVDGHSPAVACDHYHRMPEDVALMKELGIDSYRFSLSWPRIQPRGSGPVNRAGLDFYDRLLDELLANGISPMVTLYHWDTPLPLDEAGGWLNRDTAYRLGEFAAVAAAAYGDRVARWVTINEPATVTTNGYALGLHSPGKAEFSNGLPSVHHQLLGHGLAVQALRAAKVPGEIGMTNVYSPMVPNSGNPLDWMSAGAMDVAQNRLYSDPVLLGKYPDLVRVGKFFSSFEHPDEDMGVISQPLDFYGLNYYMPTRVAAGAGDSPVPAAMAEAMGDDLSAATPGAPLHIEPWPDTETTAYGWPVKPGYMAVALKEMRDRYPNLPPVIITEGGASFEDIIVTDKSTNRKFIPDERRLRYLSDHLGTALAATAPGGVAEGLDLRGYYVWSLMDNFEWSGGYKQPFGLVHVDFETQERTPKASYYWFQELLEERKLATSAGAAIAAAVVPEAMQSDGGAQPLEL; encoded by the coding sequence ATGCACATGTCCGCCAAAGAGCTGGCCACCACGATTCCGGCGGCCTTCACGCTCGGAGTGGCAACAGCCGCTTTCCAGATCGAAGGCGCGCTCGACGAGGATGGCCGCGGACCTGCAGGCTGGGATGTCTTTGCCGCCAAACCCGGTGCGATCGTGGACGGCCACAGCCCGGCGGTGGCGTGTGACCACTACCATCGGATGCCCGAGGACGTTGCCCTCATGAAGGAATTGGGCATCGACTCATATCGATTCTCCCTTTCATGGCCGCGAATCCAGCCCCGCGGCAGCGGACCGGTGAACCGCGCAGGGCTGGACTTTTACGACCGCTTGCTGGACGAGCTCCTGGCCAACGGGATCTCTCCGATGGTGACGCTCTACCACTGGGACACGCCCCTGCCCCTGGACGAGGCCGGCGGATGGCTGAACCGGGACACGGCCTACAGGCTGGGCGAGTTCGCGGCAGTCGCCGCGGCCGCCTACGGCGACAGGGTGGCCCGCTGGGTGACCATCAACGAGCCCGCAACGGTCACCACCAACGGCTATGCACTCGGCCTGCATTCGCCGGGCAAGGCGGAGTTCTCGAACGGGCTGCCTTCCGTGCACCACCAGCTGCTGGGCCACGGATTGGCGGTCCAGGCGCTGCGGGCGGCAAAGGTGCCGGGCGAAATCGGCATGACCAATGTCTACTCACCCATGGTGCCGAACTCCGGCAACCCGCTGGACTGGATGAGCGCCGGGGCAATGGACGTGGCCCAAAATCGCCTGTACTCGGACCCGGTCCTTCTGGGAAAGTACCCGGACCTCGTGCGGGTCGGAAAGTTCTTTTCGTCCTTCGAGCATCCGGACGAGGACATGGGCGTCATCTCCCAGCCGCTGGACTTCTACGGGCTCAACTACTACATGCCCACACGGGTGGCGGCCGGCGCTGGCGACAGTCCGGTGCCTGCGGCCATGGCCGAGGCCATGGGGGACGATCTCAGCGCCGCCACGCCCGGCGCGCCGCTGCACATCGAGCCCTGGCCGGACACGGAGACCACCGCCTACGGCTGGCCGGTCAAGCCGGGATACATGGCGGTCGCACTCAAGGAGATGCGGGACCGGTATCCCAACCTCCCGCCCGTCATCATCACCGAAGGCGGAGCGAGCTTCGAAGACATCATCGTCACGGACAAGTCGACCAACCGCAAGTTCATCCCGGACGAGCGGCGCCTGCGCTACCTGTCGGACCACCTGGGCACGGCACTTGCGGCCACGGCCCCCGGCGGCGTGGCGGAAGGGCTCGACCTTCGCGGCTATTACGTATGGTCCCTGATGGACAACTTCGAGTGGTCCGGCGGATACAAGCAGCCCTTCGGGCTGGTGCACGTGGACTTCGAGACCCAGGAGCGGACGCCGAAAGCGTCCTACTACTGGTTCCAGGAACTCCTCGAGGAACGCAAGCTTGCGACCTCGGCGGGAGCCGCCATCGCCGCGGCCGTGGTGCCGGAAGCGATGCAGTCCGACGGCGGCGCGCAGCCACTCGAGCTCTGA
- a CDS encoding ATP-binding protein yields the protein MDENLGKFIDNFARLVELAQSGQHRVRAGTQLLTTLTDHLGIPAESLSVVVEEIPPHRFVDADILMAELAGADEGFQLVGIGGGDQRHHQSLSDMLQQSQFFPQFPLSQPDYTNLAVGPDEQRQAVALGLWLFRHGGRPVAVLQRDANPRYGRQTASLEVLAGDTTNSAGFLSDFRRQMQHPSVLKGQVISLVMGEYGPSAAGVTFHPRPELAASDVILPDGLLQKVSDHALGIAEHRESLSEYGQHLKRGILLYGKPGTGKTHTVRYLLSQSDGATAILLSGGSLARISEAATMARALQPSIVVLEDCDLIAEDRSFGHGPQPLLFEVLDAMDGLDSDADVAFVLTTNRVDMLERALAQRPGRVDLAVEIPLPAVAERTELVKLYARGIPFSPCLLYTSRCV from the coding sequence ATGGATGAAAATTTGGGGAAGTTCATCGACAATTTTGCCCGGCTGGTGGAACTCGCGCAGTCCGGCCAGCACCGGGTCCGTGCGGGAACGCAGCTGCTGACGACGCTCACAGACCATCTGGGGATCCCCGCCGAATCACTGTCCGTGGTGGTGGAGGAAATTCCGCCGCACCGGTTCGTGGATGCGGACATCCTGATGGCCGAGCTGGCCGGTGCGGATGAGGGATTCCAGCTCGTGGGCATCGGCGGCGGTGACCAGCGCCACCACCAGTCACTCAGCGACATGCTGCAGCAATCCCAGTTCTTCCCGCAGTTCCCGCTGTCCCAGCCCGATTACACCAACCTCGCCGTGGGGCCGGACGAGCAGCGGCAGGCGGTGGCGCTCGGGCTGTGGCTCTTCAGGCACGGAGGCAGGCCAGTCGCCGTCCTGCAGCGTGACGCCAACCCCCGGTACGGACGGCAGACCGCCTCCCTCGAAGTCCTGGCAGGCGACACCACGAACTCCGCCGGCTTCCTGTCCGATTTCCGCAGGCAGATGCAGCACCCCAGTGTCCTGAAGGGCCAGGTCATATCACTGGTCATGGGCGAGTATGGCCCCAGCGCCGCAGGAGTCACGTTCCATCCCCGGCCGGAGCTGGCTGCCTCTGATGTCATCCTGCCGGACGGCCTGCTGCAAAAGGTGTCGGACCATGCCCTCGGGATCGCCGAGCACCGTGAGTCGCTCAGCGAATACGGGCAGCACCTCAAGCGGGGCATCCTGCTCTACGGCAAACCCGGCACGGGCAAGACGCATACCGTGCGGTACCTGTTGAGCCAGAGTGACGGCGCCACCGCCATCCTCCTGTCCGGCGGATCGCTGGCCAGAATCTCGGAAGCCGCCACCATGGCCAGGGCGCTGCAGCCGTCCATCGTGGTTCTTGAGGACTGCGACCTGATCGCCGAGGACCGGAGCTTCGGGCACGGGCCGCAGCCGCTGTTGTTCGAAGTGCTGGACGCCATGGACGGCCTGGACAGCGACGCCGACGTTGCGTTCGTCCTCACCACAAACCGCGTGGACATGCTTGAACGCGCCCTGGCACAGCGTCCCGGCCGTGTGGACCTTGCCGTGGAGATCCCCCTCCCGGCCGTGGCGGAACGCACCGAACTGGTGAAACTGTATGCCCGCGGGATCCCCTTCAGTCCCTGTCTCTTATACACATCTAGATGTGTATAA
- a CDS encoding J domain-containing protein, giving the protein MRTHHPDLDSGEAVPAEPQRITQALFVLRDPERRSAYDQETARSADTSPVRTSTANPRNIPVRRIPHADPPLWVGPVRWESGPWA; this is encoded by the coding sequence ATGCGCACGCATCACCCTGACCTGGACAGCGGGGAAGCCGTGCCCGCCGAACCGCAGCGCATCACGCAGGCCTTGTTCGTGCTGAGGGACCCGGAACGCCGCAGTGCCTATGACCAGGAAACCGCCCGTTCCGCCGACACCAGTCCGGTCCGCACCAGCACCGCCAACCCGCGGAACATCCCCGTCCGGCGCATCCCGCACGCGGATCCGCCGCTGTGGGTCGGCCCTGTCCGGTGGGAGAGCGGCCCCTGGGCTTGA
- a CDS encoding Hsp20/alpha crystallin family protein — MLIRTDPFRELDRLTQQVFGTAARPAAMPMDAWQEDGEFVVAFDLPGVTPDTVDLNVERNVLTVRAERRDPTQPNVELVVAERPRGVFSRQLILGDTLDTEHIKATYDLGVLTLRIPVAEQAKPRKIEIESRGQLHEIGS; from the coding sequence ATGTTGATCCGTACCGACCCGTTCCGTGAGCTGGACCGGCTCACCCAGCAGGTCTTCGGCACGGCGGCTCGTCCGGCCGCGATGCCCATGGACGCGTGGCAGGAGGACGGCGAGTTTGTCGTCGCCTTTGACCTGCCCGGCGTCACGCCCGACACCGTGGACCTGAACGTTGAACGGAACGTCCTGACAGTCCGGGCAGAGCGCCGCGACCCGACGCAGCCCAACGTTGAGCTGGTGGTTGCCGAGCGGCCCCGCGGCGTCTTCAGCCGCCAGCTGATTCTCGGCGACACCCTCGATACCGAGCACATCAAGGCCACCTATGATCTCGGCGTGCTGACGCTCCGGATCCCGGTTGCCGAGCAGGCCAAGCCCCGCAAGATCGAAATTGAGAGCAGGGGCCAGCTGCACGAAATCGGAAGCTAA
- a CDS encoding MerR family transcriptional regulator, translating into MADQGDDRGLYAISVVAELLGTGQQNIRLYERRGLLTPDRTSGGTRQYSEQDLAVLRRIAELLDDGLNLAGVAKVLALEVDNARLRRELERSRTRNSRRATGL; encoded by the coding sequence GTGGCAGATCAGGGCGACGACCGGGGGCTGTACGCCATTTCCGTGGTGGCGGAACTCCTCGGTACCGGCCAGCAGAACATCCGGCTCTACGAGCGGCGCGGCCTGCTCACCCCGGACCGGACATCAGGCGGAACCAGGCAGTACAGCGAGCAGGACCTGGCGGTCCTGCGCCGGATCGCGGAGCTCCTGGACGACGGGCTCAACCTGGCGGGCGTGGCCAAGGTGCTTGCCCTCGAGGTGGACAACGCCAGGCTCCGGCGGGAGCTGGAACGGTCCCGGACCCGAAACTCGCGGCGCGCCACCGGCCTCTGA
- a CDS encoding MmcQ/YjbR family DNA-binding protein, with protein sequence MARIWEEGVLTVKTGEREALAGTDPETYFWTPHHERSPQLVLVRLERLDGGELAELLEESFMLAGGRS encoded by the coding sequence ATGGCCCGGATCTGGGAAGAGGGCGTGCTGACCGTCAAAACCGGGGAGCGCGAGGCGCTCGCGGGCACGGATCCGGAGACGTACTTTTGGACGCCGCACCACGAGCGGTCGCCGCAGCTGGTGCTGGTCCGGCTTGAAAGGCTCGACGGCGGCGAACTCGCCGAGCTGCTGGAGGAGTCATTCATGCTCGCTGGCGGACGGAGCTAA
- a CDS encoding phosphatase PAP2 family protein, translating to MAEESAGKAGWWRTFHDKFVVEERYMDAGARKALYVTAVVLVLVGAAVFFVTLAGVLQHDGVASADEAARQWLLTLRSGALTVVMIALAVIFGPVGLPIIVLVVTVAWGILAKHAWRPILLAAAMLTGVGLAQLIGHSVGRDRPPVDLMLFGADHTFSFPSGHVLGASDFLLVTTFLVFSRRKSKSAAVAFVFAIIGVFLAAVSRLYLGYHWVSDAVASVALSLVVVGAVIAVDTWRTARVRGEAVTGELSKADSPAD from the coding sequence ATGGCAGAAGAATCAGCGGGCAAGGCGGGCTGGTGGCGGACATTCCACGACAAGTTCGTGGTTGAGGAACGCTACATGGACGCCGGAGCGAGAAAAGCGCTTTACGTGACTGCGGTGGTCCTGGTGCTGGTGGGTGCCGCAGTCTTCTTCGTGACACTGGCCGGAGTCCTCCAGCACGACGGAGTGGCGAGCGCCGACGAGGCAGCGCGGCAATGGCTGCTGACCCTGCGCTCCGGTGCCTTGACCGTTGTCATGATTGCCCTGGCGGTCATATTTGGGCCGGTGGGGTTGCCTATCATCGTCCTGGTGGTCACGGTCGCGTGGGGGATCCTGGCCAAGCACGCCTGGCGGCCCATTTTGCTGGCGGCTGCGATGCTCACGGGTGTGGGGCTGGCGCAGCTCATCGGCCATTCCGTTGGGCGTGACCGCCCGCCGGTGGATCTCATGCTGTTCGGGGCCGACCACACCTTTTCGTTCCCTTCCGGCCATGTGCTGGGTGCCTCGGACTTTCTGCTGGTGACCACGTTCCTCGTGTTTTCTCGGCGGAAGTCCAAGTCGGCCGCCGTCGCATTTGTCTTCGCCATTATTGGCGTGTTCCTGGCGGCGGTCAGCCGGCTCTACCTCGGCTACCACTGGGTGAGCGACGCCGTGGCCTCTGTGGCGCTCTCCCTTGTGGTGGTGGGCGCCGTGATCGCCGTGGATACCTGGCGGACTGCCCGGGTGCGGGGTGAGGCCGTCACCGGCGAGCTGTCCAAAGCTGATTCCCCCGCGGATTGA
- a CDS encoding alkaline phosphatase gives MDITRRTLITTGLGAGLVIALPGTAIADERNSEASLPTDPFTLGVASGDPWPDGFVIWTRLALSPLAEDGRGGMPSRTVAVGWEVAEDPAMRKVVRRGVEQAVTAGAHSVHAELRGLKPGREYFYRFRAGRHISPVGRTLTSPAWNETPAALAMSFASCAQYEHGYFTAYRRLAEDQPDLVLHLGDYQYEYKKGSYVTAGGNPRDHEGPETVTLENYRQRHAQYKADADLQAAHAAAPWLVVWDDHEVDNNWADEVPENTDPAQLNDTAPNFRRRRAAAFQAYYENMPLRAPTSPAGADMKIYRTVQWGQLANFHMMDTRQYRDDQLAGDGWRRNVQERLAENRTITGAEQEQWLLDGFRKSRARWDVLGQQVFFAERDRNAAADIDDMSMDGWDGYAASRRRITQGWVDAKVRNAVVLTGDVHRNWANNVKVDYKNPGAPVVGSELVCTSVTSTGNGTGSVTDPTMAWNDHLKFFNDQRGYVRTTITKDSMTADFRVLDYVAAPGSPVSTKASFQIHDGVPGLQ, from the coding sequence ATGGACATTACGCGCAGAACGCTCATCACCACCGGCCTTGGTGCCGGACTCGTCATCGCCCTGCCCGGAACCGCAATCGCCGACGAACGGAACTCGGAGGCTAGCCTTCCCACAGACCCTTTCACCCTGGGCGTGGCCTCCGGCGACCCGTGGCCTGACGGCTTTGTGATTTGGACCCGCCTCGCCCTCAGCCCGCTCGCGGAAGACGGCCGGGGCGGCATGCCGTCGCGCACCGTCGCCGTGGGCTGGGAAGTGGCCGAAGACCCGGCAATGCGGAAGGTTGTCCGGCGCGGGGTCGAGCAGGCCGTGACGGCAGGCGCCCACTCCGTGCATGCCGAGCTGCGCGGACTCAAGCCGGGCCGCGAGTATTTCTACCGTTTCCGTGCCGGCCGCCACATCAGCCCGGTTGGCCGCACACTGACAAGCCCGGCCTGGAACGAGACGCCCGCGGCGCTGGCCATGTCCTTCGCCAGCTGCGCCCAGTACGAGCACGGCTATTTCACGGCCTACCGGCGCCTCGCCGAGGACCAGCCGGACCTCGTGCTGCATCTGGGCGACTACCAGTACGAATACAAGAAGGGCTCCTACGTGACGGCGGGCGGCAACCCCCGCGACCACGAGGGGCCGGAGACTGTGACGCTCGAGAACTACCGCCAGCGCCACGCGCAGTACAAGGCCGACGCCGACCTTCAGGCCGCGCACGCGGCCGCACCGTGGCTGGTGGTCTGGGACGACCACGAGGTGGACAACAACTGGGCGGATGAGGTGCCGGAGAACACCGACCCGGCCCAGCTGAATGACACCGCCCCCAACTTCCGCCGGCGCAGGGCTGCGGCGTTCCAGGCTTATTACGAAAACATGCCCCTGCGCGCTCCCACCAGTCCCGCGGGGGCAGACATGAAGATCTACCGCACCGTGCAGTGGGGACAGCTGGCGAACTTCCACATGATGGACACCCGCCAGTACCGGGACGACCAGCTGGCCGGCGACGGCTGGCGCAGGAACGTGCAGGAGCGCCTCGCGGAGAACCGGACTATCACGGGCGCGGAGCAGGAACAGTGGCTGCTGGACGGATTCCGGAAGTCCCGTGCCCGCTGGGATGTCCTGGGCCAGCAGGTGTTCTTCGCCGAACGCGACCGCAACGCGGCCGCGGACATCGACGACATGTCCATGGACGGCTGGGACGGCTACGCCGCTTCCCGCCGCCGGATCACCCAGGGCTGGGTGGACGCGAAGGTGAGGAACGCCGTCGTGCTTACCGGCGACGTCCACCGCAACTGGGCCAACAACGTCAAGGTCGACTACAAGAACCCGGGTGCGCCCGTGGTGGGCTCGGAACTGGTGTGCACTTCCGTCACCTCGACCGGCAACGGAACAGGCTCCGTCACAGACCCGACCATGGCCTGGAACGATCATCTGAAGTTCTTCAACGATCAGCGCGGGTACGTCAGGACCACCATCACCAAGGACTCGATGACGGCCGACTTCCGGGTGCTGGACTACGTGGCGGCCCCCGGTTCGCCGGTGAGCACCAAGGCCTCCTTCCAGATCCACGACGGCGTTCCGGGACTGCAGTAG